A stretch of Pseudomonas taetrolens DNA encodes these proteins:
- a CDS encoding translocation/assembly module TamB domain-containing protein, giving the protein MIRGLKIAGLVLLAVVMLVVIALGLVLGTQAGSRWALSQVPGLQIDNFAGRLWGQWSADHLLWEQGTSRVEVNRPIFAWSPGCLTRMTLCIDQLQADQVSLQFPPSEDSSSGPISLPELKLPLSLEVGEIKVGNVLFNGIEQLKGLQMAAQWTPKGLQIDSVRVDRDDLNVELSGLLQPNGDWPLTLQGNINLPAPGDAPLALALKVEGNLRTTLNLTADSSGYLNAHIKGELQPLAEHLPAQLSITSEQFKPSADLPDTLQLNQLLLTAKGDLKDGYELNGSASLPAEQTPVSLLLKGRVDAKGAQISTLDLTASPQQRLKLTGQVDWQEGLSAEAKIDWLAFPWHNLYPLIDKPDVDLRTFNGEVSYRDGHYLGNFKADLDGPAGAFSLNSPFSGDLGQIFLPQLELIAGQGKAKGHVNVQFAEGVAWDTALDLSAIDPAYWVAELPGSLAGPLRSKGSFKNEHLALDADLDLKGRLRGLPAMLQAKVQGAAEAWTVNALDIRLGDNRINGTASLQQQLKARLDLNMPRLGQLWPGLRGQLNGRVDMDGTLKAPQGTAKLNGQQLAFADNRLQNLTLDASLDRNQRGRFELKGSGIQAGDTPLGVLTASGSGDIKRQQLDLALQGPKLQLGLGLDGVLDKGNWRGRLAKGDIKAGGQDWVLQAPARLERLADGRINLGAQCWMSGPASLCSEDQRLMPEPKLRFHLKQFPLDSLAQWFPKDFQWQGQLNADLLLDLPASGPKGQVVVDASGGTLRIKDKGRWLDFPYQTFKLTSNLTPSRVDSHFDFNGGKLGQLMLTARINPLPKNKPVTGEFRLTGLDMSVIRPFVPMVEKVSGQLNGSGTISGGLLAPKINGNVALSGGEISGPQLPTNLENLQLTARIMGETAQLDGGWTSGKQGQGSIAGNVAWGQQLAVNVLLKGNHLPVTVEPYAKLEVAPDLRISLSPDNTLLIAGTVNVPKGEIVVRELPPSTVKVSDDTVIVGQQVQESAAPMVVDMDINVVVGQELLTFSGFGLNADLAGQVHIGNNMETRGELRLNNGRYRAYGQKLTIRRARLLFAGPLDQPYLDIEAVRKTDDVIAGIRLTGSAEQPTTQIFSEPAMSQEQALSYLILGRPLTGTGEDENMLAQAALGLGLMGSSGVTTSLANHLGIKEFELDTEGSGNDTAVVASGKINERLSVRYGVGVFEPASTIALRYKLSKRVYVEVASGIASSLDIFYKRDF; this is encoded by the coding sequence GTGATTCGTGGTTTGAAAATAGCGGGTCTGGTGTTGTTGGCCGTGGTGATGCTGGTGGTGATTGCGCTGGGCCTGGTGCTTGGCACTCAGGCGGGTAGCCGCTGGGCCCTGAGCCAGGTGCCGGGGCTGCAGATCGATAACTTTGCCGGGCGCCTGTGGGGTCAGTGGAGTGCGGATCATCTGTTGTGGGAGCAGGGAACCAGTCGCGTTGAGGTCAATCGGCCGATCTTTGCCTGGTCGCCAGGTTGCCTGACCCGCATGACCTTGTGCATTGACCAGTTGCAGGCCGACCAGGTCAGTCTGCAATTTCCGCCGAGCGAAGACAGCAGCAGCGGGCCGATCAGCTTGCCCGAGCTGAAACTGCCGCTGTCGCTTGAGGTGGGTGAGATCAAGGTCGGCAATGTACTGTTTAACGGCATCGAGCAGCTCAAAGGGCTGCAGATGGCCGCACAATGGACGCCCAAGGGATTGCAGATCGACTCGGTGCGGGTTGATCGCGATGACCTCAACGTTGAACTGTCCGGCCTGTTGCAGCCCAATGGCGATTGGCCACTGACGCTGCAAGGCAACATCAATCTGCCTGCACCGGGGGATGCACCCTTGGCGCTGGCGCTCAAGGTTGAAGGCAATTTGCGCACAACGCTAAATCTCACGGCTGACAGCAGCGGTTATTTGAATGCACATATCAAGGGTGAGCTGCAGCCACTGGCGGAGCACCTGCCTGCGCAACTGAGCATCACGTCGGAGCAGTTCAAACCCTCTGCGGATCTGCCCGACACCCTGCAACTCAATCAGTTGTTGCTGACCGCCAAAGGCGACCTCAAAGACGGTTACGAATTGAACGGCAGCGCCAGTTTGCCCGCTGAGCAGACCCCGGTGAGCCTGTTGCTCAAAGGACGTGTGGATGCCAAGGGCGCGCAAATCTCAACCCTGGATTTGACTGCCAGCCCACAACAACGCTTGAAACTGACCGGGCAAGTGGATTGGCAGGAGGGTTTGAGTGCCGAGGCCAAGATCGACTGGCTGGCGTTTCCGTGGCACAACCTGTACCCGTTGATCGACAAGCCCGATGTTGATTTGCGCACGTTCAACGGCGAAGTGTCATATCGCGATGGTCACTACCTGGGGAACTTCAAGGCCGACCTTGATGGCCCGGCCGGGGCGTTCAGTCTCAACAGCCCGTTCAGTGGTGACCTGGGGCAAATTTTCCTGCCGCAACTGGAACTGATCGCGGGCCAGGGCAAAGCCAAGGGACACGTCAATGTGCAGTTTGCTGAAGGCGTTGCCTGGGACACGGCGCTGGACTTGAGCGCGATCGATCCCGCGTATTGGGTCGCAGAATTACCGGGTAGCCTCGCGGGCCCCTTGCGCAGCAAAGGCTCATTCAAGAACGAGCATCTGGCGCTGGATGCAGACCTTGATCTTAAAGGTCGTCTGCGGGGGCTGCCGGCCATGCTCCAGGCCAAGGTGCAGGGCGCCGCTGAGGCATGGACCGTCAACGCGCTGGACATTCGTCTGGGCGACAACCGGATTAACGGCACCGCCAGTTTGCAGCAGCAACTCAAGGCCCGCCTTGACCTGAACATGCCGCGCCTGGGGCAGCTCTGGCCTGGGCTTCGCGGCCAGCTCAACGGGCGGGTCGACATGGACGGTACGCTCAAGGCACCGCAAGGAACGGCAAAGCTTAATGGGCAGCAACTGGCCTTTGCCGATAATCGCCTGCAAAACCTGACGCTGGACGCCAGCCTTGATCGCAATCAACGGGGGCGATTCGAACTGAAAGGCAGCGGGATTCAAGCAGGGGATACCCCGCTCGGTGTGCTGACTGCCAGCGGCAGTGGCGACATCAAGCGCCAGCAACTCGACCTGGCCCTGCAAGGGCCAAAGCTGCAGCTCGGCCTGGGGCTGGACGGTGTACTGGATAAAGGCAACTGGCGCGGACGCCTGGCCAAGGGTGACATCAAGGCTGGCGGACAGGACTGGGTGCTGCAAGCCCCGGCGCGCCTGGAGCGTCTGGCCGATGGCCGGATCAACCTGGGTGCGCAGTGCTGGATGTCCGGGCCGGCCAGTTTGTGCAGCGAAGACCAGCGCTTGATGCCGGAGCCGAAACTGCGTTTCCACCTGAAACAGTTCCCTCTCGACAGCCTGGCGCAATGGTTCCCCAAAGACTTCCAATGGCAGGGCCAGCTCAATGCCGACTTGCTGCTGGATCTGCCGGCCAGCGGGCCAAAAGGTCAGGTGGTGGTGGATGCCAGCGGCGGCACGTTGCGGATCAAGGATAAGGGCCGGTGGCTGGACTTCCCGTACCAGACATTCAAGTTGACCAGTAACCTGACCCCGAGCCGTGTGGATAGCCATTTTGACTTCAATGGCGGCAAGCTGGGCCAGTTGATGCTGACGGCAAGGATCAATCCGTTGCCCAAAAACAAGCCGGTCACCGGAGAGTTCCGCCTGACCGGGCTGGACATGTCGGTGATACGGCCGTTCGTGCCTATGGTCGAGAAAGTCAGTGGCCAGTTGAACGGATCGGGCACGATCAGTGGCGGGTTGCTCGCGCCGAAGATCAACGGCAACGTGGCGCTGAGTGGCGGCGAGATTTCAGGTCCGCAATTGCCGACCAATCTGGAGAACTTGCAGCTCACAGCCCGGATCATGGGCGAAACGGCGCAGCTCGATGGCGGTTGGACCAGCGGCAAGCAGGGCCAGGGCAGCATCGCCGGTAACGTGGCCTGGGGCCAGCAACTGGCGGTCAATGTGTTGCTCAAGGGCAACCATCTGCCGGTCACGGTCGAACCCTATGCCAAGCTGGAAGTCGCACCGGACCTGAGAATATCCCTGAGCCCGGACAACACCTTGTTGATCGCGGGCACCGTGAATGTGCCCAAGGGTGAGATTGTGGTTCGGGAGCTGCCGCCCTCGACCGTCAAAGTGTCGGATGACACGGTGATCGTTGGCCAGCAGGTACAGGAATCGGCAGCACCCATGGTGGTCGACATGGACATCAATGTGGTGGTCGGGCAGGAGCTGCTGACGTTCTCGGGCTTTGGCCTGAATGCCGATCTGGCCGGTCAAGTGCACATCGGCAACAACATGGAGACCCGAGGCGAGTTGCGCCTGAATAACGGTCGCTACCGTGCCTACGGCCAGAAGTTGACCATTCGCCGTGCGCGTCTGTTGTTTGCCGGGCCGCTCGACCAGCCGTATCTGGATATCGAAGCGGTGCGCAAGACCGATGACGTCATTGCCGGGATTCGCCTGACGGGCAGCGCCGAGCAGCCAACGACGCAGATTTTCTCGGAGCCGGCGATGAGCCAGGAGCAGGCATTGTCGTACCTGATTCTGGGGCGTCCGCTGACGGGCACGGGTGAAGACGAAAACATGCTGGCGCAAGCGGCCCTGGGACTGGGCTTGATGGGCAGTTCGGGGGTCACCACCAGTCTGGCCAACCACCTGGGGATCAAGGAATTTGAACTCGACACCGAAGGTAGCGGCAACGACACCGCGGTGGTGGCCAGTGGCAAGATCAACGAGCGGTTGAGCGTGCGCTACGGCGTAGGCGTGTTCGAACCGGCCAGCACCATTGCCCTGCGCTACAAGTTGAGCAAGCGGGTGTATGTGGAGGTTGCGAGCGGCATTGCCAGCTCGCTGGATATCTTCTACAAGCGGGACTTCTAG
- a CDS encoding autotransporter assembly complex protein TamA, whose product MKFPGRFTSGVVLFLSSFAASAQSELVVKVKPANNALKANVEGYIGSLGDRDEEALLRFKRGAQEQALKASQALGYYQPSIEAEVKPGDPPRLELSIDPGEPVRLRNVDVRVEGPAAQLKAFQIPDSDDLKPGAVLNQGNYEDAKRMIQNRALRYGFFNGKFIKHELRVDPKGGFADINLVYESGPRFLLGKVSFVGNTPFDEVLLQRMVPFKPDTPYDSELVAELNQNLQSSGYFETVRVEATPSTAVGQVVPVDVDLHTRKPRTMTLGLGYSTDIGPRGKASWTRHWDNPRGDSYGFESEISQPRQNVGAWYDIPLDPPLTDKLRFAAGYQYEEIANTDTLSKLLTVGPEWHSKLDNGWTRIVSLKWQHEEYRLGDDSGLSTLLMPGVSYSVLRSDNRVDPSHGYSVMVDTKVAKEGLMSDTNLLHGNVQFKALTTVWDKHRFLGRIQFGGSATNGYKSIPPSLRFFAGGDQSVRGYDYQSLSPKNSDGDRIGGRYMVAGSVEYQYQFAEKWRWATFVDQGNAFNTLELPSLKTGVGMGIRWISPVGPIRLDLAHALDDDGGVRLHFSMGPEL is encoded by the coding sequence ATGAAGTTTCCAGGAAGATTTACCAGTGGTGTTGTCCTGTTCCTCAGCAGTTTTGCGGCATCAGCCCAAAGCGAGCTGGTGGTCAAGGTCAAGCCGGCAAATAACGCCCTCAAGGCCAATGTGGAAGGCTATATAGGCAGCCTCGGCGATCGCGACGAGGAAGCCTTGCTGCGTTTCAAGCGTGGTGCGCAAGAGCAGGCCCTCAAAGCATCCCAAGCCTTGGGGTATTACCAGCCCAGCATAGAGGCCGAGGTCAAGCCCGGCGATCCGCCGCGTCTGGAGCTGAGCATCGATCCCGGTGAACCGGTGCGTCTGCGCAACGTCGATGTGCGCGTCGAGGGACCTGCGGCACAACTCAAGGCCTTCCAGATTCCAGACAGTGACGACCTCAAGCCCGGCGCAGTGCTCAATCAGGGCAACTACGAAGATGCCAAGCGAATGATTCAAAACCGGGCCCTGCGCTACGGTTTTTTCAACGGTAAATTTATCAAGCACGAATTACGGGTCGACCCGAAAGGCGGGTTCGCCGATATCAATCTGGTCTACGAAAGCGGGCCGCGCTTCTTGCTCGGGAAAGTCAGCTTTGTCGGCAACACACCGTTCGATGAAGTCCTGCTGCAACGCATGGTGCCCTTCAAGCCGGACACCCCGTACGACTCGGAGCTGGTCGCCGAACTCAATCAAAACCTGCAATCGAGCGGCTACTTTGAAACCGTGCGAGTGGAGGCAACTCCGAGTACTGCCGTGGGGCAAGTGGTCCCGGTGGATGTTGACCTGCATACCCGAAAACCGCGGACCATGACCCTGGGTCTCGGTTATTCGACAGACATTGGTCCGCGGGGCAAGGCCAGCTGGACCCGCCACTGGGACAACCCGCGCGGTGACAGCTATGGCTTCGAATCTGAAATCTCCCAGCCACGTCAAAACGTCGGTGCCTGGTATGACATCCCGCTGGATCCGCCGCTAACAGACAAATTGCGTTTTGCGGCCGGCTATCAATATGAAGAAATCGCCAACACAGACACCCTGAGCAAATTGCTCACGGTGGGCCCTGAGTGGCATAGCAAGCTGGATAACGGCTGGACGCGAATCGTGTCGCTCAAGTGGCAGCATGAAGAGTATCGCCTGGGCGATGACTCGGGACTGAGTACCTTGCTGATGCCGGGTGTGAGTTATTCGGTGTTGCGCAGTGACAACCGGGTCGACCCCAGCCACGGCTACAGCGTGATGGTGGATACCAAGGTGGCCAAGGAAGGGCTCATGTCCGACACCAACCTGCTGCACGGCAATGTGCAATTCAAAGCGCTGACGACGGTCTGGGACAAACACCGCTTTTTGGGGCGCATCCAGTTTGGCGGTAGTGCCACCAATGGTTACAAATCGATTCCGCCGTCTTTGCGCTTCTTCGCCGGTGGCGACCAGAGTGTGCGTGGCTACGACTATCAGAGCCTGTCGCCGAAAAACTCGGACGGTGATCGTATCGGTGGCCGCTACATGGTGGCGGGCAGCGTTGAGTACCAATATCAGTTTGCAGAAAAATGGCGCTGGGCGACCTTTGTCGACCAAGGGAATGCGTTCAATACGCTGGAACTTCCCAGCCTGAAAACCGGGGTCGGGATGGGGATCCGCTGGATTTCTCCAGTCGGTCCCATACGTCTCGATCTGGCGCATGCGCTGGATGACGATGGCGGCGTTCGTTTGCACTTCTCCATGGGGCCTGAACTGTGA
- a CDS encoding GNAT family N-acetyltransferase, which produces MSQPPNATGEILLLDSGYSREARSLLYQAYRHEPTFRFLFDADRSGYEQRVRATVRELVKQHFLQDLPALGLLANDRLVGIALIAPPQRRLGITESWAWQLRMLLSTGLRCTRRYLDYHQAVLACVPGDAVHMLPLLGIHPEFQGLHYGEQLLGAVHNWCAEDEHSEGVVLDTGNPRYLEFYKKQGYVEIGQVAVGPVVEHVFFHANPQVLQTANA; this is translated from the coding sequence ATGAGCCAACCACCGAACGCCACAGGTGAGATTTTACTGCTAGACAGCGGTTATTCACGGGAGGCGCGATCACTGCTGTATCAGGCGTATCGGCATGAGCCCACTTTCCGTTTTCTGTTCGATGCCGATCGCAGCGGCTATGAACAGCGCGTTCGGGCGACGGTGCGTGAGCTGGTCAAACAGCATTTTCTGCAAGACTTGCCTGCCTTGGGATTACTGGCCAATGACCGCCTGGTGGGCATTGCACTGATTGCGCCGCCGCAGCGCCGATTGGGCATTACGGAAAGCTGGGCATGGCAATTACGCATGTTGCTCAGTACCGGTTTACGTTGCACGCGTCGCTATCTGGACTACCATCAGGCGGTTCTGGCCTGTGTGCCGGGTGATGCCGTGCATATGTTGCCTCTGTTGGGCATCCATCCGGAATTCCAGGGCCTGCACTATGGTGAGCAATTGCTGGGCGCCGTGCATAACTGGTGTGCCGAGGACGAGCATTCCGAAGGTGTTGTGCTCGACACCGGTAACCCGCGATACCTCGAGTTTTACAAAAAACAGGGCTATGTCGAGATCGGCCAGGTGGCGGTAGGGCCAGTGGTCGAACATGTTTTTTTCCACGCCAATCCACAGGTGTTACAAACAGCAAACGCTTAG
- the xthA gene encoding exodeoxyribonuclease III — protein MKIVSFNINGLRARPHQLAALIEKHQPDVIGLQETKVSDEQFPFADIEALGYHVHFHGQKGHYGVALLSRKPPLELHKGFSTDEEDAQRRFIWGTFADENGQPVTIMNGYFPQGENRDHPTKFPAKQRFYSDLQLLLENQFSNEQPLVVMGDINISPQDCDIGIGPDNAKRWLKTGKCSFLPEEREWMERLKGWGLVDSFRYLHPDVADRFSWFDYRSRGFEDEPKRGLRIDVILASRGLVPRIKDAGVDYDLRGMEKPSDHAPIWLELN, from the coding sequence ATGAAAATCGTTTCATTCAACATTAATGGCCTGCGCGCTCGGCCGCATCAGCTGGCAGCGCTGATCGAGAAACATCAGCCCGACGTGATCGGCCTGCAGGAAACCAAAGTCAGCGATGAACAGTTCCCTTTCGCTGACATCGAAGCACTGGGCTACCACGTGCACTTCCACGGGCAAAAAGGCCATTACGGCGTAGCCCTGCTCTCGCGCAAGCCACCTCTGGAGCTGCACAAGGGGTTCTCCACTGACGAGGAAGATGCCCAGCGACGTTTTATCTGGGGTACTTTCGCTGACGAAAATGGCCAGCCGGTGACCATCATGAATGGTTACTTCCCGCAGGGCGAAAACCGCGATCACCCGACCAAATTTCCGGCCAAGCAACGTTTCTATAGCGACCTGCAACTGTTGCTGGAAAACCAGTTCAGCAACGAACAACCGCTGGTGGTGATGGGCGACATCAATATCTCTCCTCAGGACTGCGACATCGGCATTGGCCCGGACAACGCCAAGCGTTGGCTGAAAACCGGTAAATGCAGCTTTTTGCCTGAAGAACGCGAATGGATGGAACGCCTCAAGGGCTGGGGCCTGGTCGACAGCTTCCGCTACCTGCACCCGGACGTGGCTGACCGCTTCAGCTGGTTTGACTACCGCAGCCGCGGGTTTGAAGACGAACCCAAGCGCGGCCTGCGCATCGACGTGATCCTGGCCTCCCGCGGTCTGGTGCCACGGATCAAGGATGCCGGCGTCGACTACGACCTGCGCGGCATGGAAAAACCCTCCGACCACGCCCCTATCTGGCTGGAGCTCAACTAA
- a CDS encoding substrate-binding domain-containing protein, which yields MLRLMPLFLLFVMTHLACAAPVADLRIQGSNTIGASLGPALVAAMLAEQGLHDIHSVPTTAPNEHNIIGTNAQGQQIRVAVSAHGSGTGFSALKAGEADLVAASRSITDHELVQLDPLGDLKSPDAEHVIAIDGLAIIVHPDNPLNQLNTEQVAQIFSGQLSTWEALGGVGGPIRVYARDDRSGTYDTFNQLVLSRTGHRLSPQSQRFESSKQLSEAVSHDPQAIGFIGLPYIREAKALALVDGASQPMLPLNSLIASEDYPLSRRLYFYLPPSSNNPWAKALINFTQGAHGQAIVSQHGFVAQTVLASRVLPGPHMPEDYLTLTQQAERLSVNFRFDEGSASLDNKARQDLLRVVAYLNASDKLNKHVTLVGFGDAKDNPERAELLSKLRAMAVRRELVKSGVVLREIRGYGAHMPVAANTEDEGRLKNRRVEVWVY from the coding sequence ATGCTGCGTCTGATGCCGTTGTTCTTGTTGTTCGTGATGACTCACCTGGCGTGTGCCGCGCCCGTTGCCGATTTGCGAATTCAGGGCTCGAATACCATAGGTGCCAGTCTGGGACCGGCGCTGGTCGCGGCGATGCTGGCGGAGCAAGGTCTGCACGATATCCACAGTGTCCCGACCACTGCGCCCAACGAACACAACATCATAGGGACCAACGCTCAGGGCCAACAGATCCGGGTGGCGGTCTCGGCGCACGGTTCAGGCACCGGGTTTAGCGCCCTTAAGGCCGGTGAGGCCGACCTTGTCGCGGCGTCGCGCAGCATCACTGATCACGAGCTGGTCCAGCTCGATCCGCTGGGCGATCTGAAAAGCCCCGACGCCGAGCATGTGATCGCCATTGATGGCCTGGCCATTATTGTTCATCCCGACAACCCGCTGAATCAACTGAACACCGAGCAAGTGGCGCAGATTTTCAGTGGGCAACTCTCTACCTGGGAAGCTCTGGGCGGCGTCGGCGGGCCGATTCGCGTGTATGCCCGCGACGACCGGTCGGGCACCTACGACACCTTCAACCAATTGGTCCTGAGCCGCACCGGGCATCGGCTCAGCCCCCAGTCGCAACGTTTCGAGTCCAGCAAGCAACTGTCAGAAGCGGTCAGCCATGACCCGCAAGCCATCGGCTTTATCGGCCTGCCTTATATCCGCGAGGCGAAAGCCCTGGCCCTTGTCGACGGGGCCTCGCAACCGATGCTGCCTCTCAACAGCCTGATCGCCAGCGAAGATTATCCCTTGTCCCGGCGGCTGTACTTTTACCTGCCTCCTTCGTCGAATAACCCATGGGCCAAAGCGCTCATCAACTTCACTCAAGGCGCCCACGGACAAGCCATCGTTTCGCAACACGGCTTTGTCGCCCAAACCGTCCTGGCCAGTCGCGTGCTTCCCGGCCCGCACATGCCTGAGGATTACCTGACGCTGACACAGCAGGCCGAGCGCCTGTCGGTTAATTTTCGCTTTGACGAAGGCAGCGCCTCGCTGGACAACAAGGCACGCCAGGATCTGCTACGTGTCGTGGCCTACTTAAACGCCAGCGACAAACTCAACAAACACGTCACCCTGGTGGGGTTCGGTGATGCCAAGGACAACCCCGAACGGGCAGAACTGCTGTCAAAGCTACGGGCCATGGCCGTGCGCCGTGAGCTGGTGAAAAGCGGCGTGGTGCTGCGTGAGATTCGCGGTTATGGCGCCCACATGCCGGTGGCGGCCAACACCGAAGATGAGGGCCGCTTGAAAAACCGCCGGGTTGAGGTGTGGGTGTATTGA
- a CDS encoding acyl-CoA dehydrogenase gives MDFAYSPKVQALRERVTAFMDTHVYSAEAVFEQQVAQGDRWQPTAIMEELKRKARAQGLWNLFLPESERGAGLTNLEYAPLAEIMGRSMLGPEPFNCSAPDTGNMEVLVRYASAAQKQQWLEPLLRGEIRSAFAMTEPDVASSDATNMDARAVRDGDEWVINGRKWWTSGACDPRCKILIFMGLSNPEGPRHQQHSMILVPVDTPGVHIVRPLPVFGYDDAPHGHAEVLFEHVRVPYDNVLLGEGRGFEIAQGRLGPGRIHHCMRSIGMAERALELMCKRALTRNAFGKPLARLGGNIDLIANSRMEIDMARLLTLKAAYMMDTVGNKVAKSEIAQIKVIAPNVALKVIDRAIQIHGGAGVSGDFPLAYMYAMQRTLRLADGPDEVHRAAVGKYELGKYAGQGV, from the coding sequence ATGGATTTCGCTTATTCCCCGAAAGTTCAGGCGCTGCGCGAGCGCGTCACCGCCTTTATGGACACCCATGTGTACTCGGCAGAGGCGGTCTTCGAACAACAGGTGGCGCAGGGTGATCGCTGGCAGCCGACCGCGATCATGGAGGAACTGAAACGCAAGGCCCGGGCGCAAGGTCTGTGGAATCTGTTCTTACCCGAGTCGGAGCGCGGCGCTGGCTTGACCAACCTGGAATATGCGCCGCTCGCTGAAATCATGGGGCGTTCAATGCTTGGCCCCGAGCCATTCAACTGTTCCGCCCCGGACACCGGCAATATGGAAGTGCTGGTGCGTTACGCCAGCGCGGCGCAAAAACAGCAATGGCTCGAACCACTGCTGCGCGGCGAGATTCGTTCGGCGTTTGCCATGACTGAACCCGATGTCGCATCGTCGGATGCCACCAACATGGACGCCCGCGCCGTGCGTGATGGTGATGAATGGGTGATCAATGGTCGTAAATGGTGGACCTCCGGCGCCTGCGACCCACGCTGCAAAATTCTGATTTTCATGGGGTTGAGCAATCCTGAAGGCCCGCGTCATCAGCAACACTCGATGATCCTGGTACCGGTCGATACGCCGGGTGTGCACATCGTGCGCCCATTGCCGGTGTTCGGTTATGACGATGCGCCTCATGGGCACGCCGAAGTGCTGTTTGAACATGTGCGGGTGCCGTACGACAACGTCCTGCTTGGGGAGGGGCGTGGCTTTGAAATTGCTCAGGGCCGCCTTGGGCCCGGGCGTATTCACCATTGCATGCGTTCCATCGGTATGGCTGAGCGGGCATTGGAATTGATGTGCAAGCGCGCGCTCACGCGCAACGCCTTCGGCAAGCCGCTGGCCAGGCTGGGTGGCAACATCGATCTGATCGCCAACTCACGGATGGAGATCGACATGGCGCGGTTGTTGACGCTCAAAGCGGCGTACATGATGGATACGGTGGGTAATAAAGTCGCAAAAAGTGAAATCGCGCAAATCAAGGTCATCGCCCCAAACGTGGCGCTCAAGGTTATCGACCGGGCGATTCAGATCCATGGTGGGGCCGGGGTGTCGGGGGATTTTCCGCTGGCCTACATGTACGCCATGCAGCGCACGTTGCGCCTGGCCGATGGGCCGGATGAAGTGCACCGGGCGGCGGTGGGCAAATACGAGTTAGGCAAATATGCGGGGCAGGGCGTTTAA
- a CDS encoding LysR family transcriptional regulator, whose translation MNLSKVDLNLFVVFDAIYTEGNLTRAGQIIGITQPAVSNALARLRESFNDPLFVRTAQGMVPTPMAQNIISPVRSALALLRVSVQESRTFNPLQANKTFRISMTDLSEAVILPPLFQRLRRQAPAVVVESFLSHRRETTSDLAAGRLDFAVDAPLNTDPQVRHVKLMEDRYVCAMRQEHPLADKSAISLDDYLGLTHIHISTRRNGLGEVDLALGKMGQQRKITLRSQHYLMASNVLQQTDMVMTVPERFARRHALHFVALPLNELPTVETHLYWHESTEQDPANRWMREQLIELCQQQIAQEKKAEAAHLLDVYVKQPLA comes from the coding sequence ATGAACCTGAGCAAGGTCGATCTCAATCTGTTTGTCGTGTTCGACGCCATTTACACCGAAGGCAATCTGACCCGCGCCGGGCAAATCATTGGTATCACTCAGCCGGCCGTGTCCAACGCTCTGGCGCGACTGCGCGAAAGCTTCAACGATCCGTTGTTCGTGCGCACGGCTCAGGGCATGGTGCCGACACCGATGGCGCAAAACATCATCAGCCCGGTGCGCAGCGCCCTCGCGTTGCTGCGTGTCTCGGTGCAGGAAAGCCGCACCTTCAACCCGCTGCAGGCGAACAAGACATTCCGCATCAGCATGACTGACCTGTCCGAAGCGGTCATTTTGCCGCCGCTGTTTCAGCGCCTGCGACGCCAGGCTCCCGCGGTAGTGGTTGAAAGCTTTCTCTCCCATCGTCGTGAAACCACCAGCGACCTGGCCGCCGGACGCCTGGACTTCGCGGTGGATGCGCCGCTCAATACCGACCCGCAAGTGCGCCACGTCAAGCTGATGGAAGACCGCTACGTGTGTGCCATGCGCCAGGAACACCCGCTGGCCGACAAATCGGCGATCAGCCTCGATGACTATCTGGGACTGACCCATATCCATATTTCAACCCGGCGCAACGGCCTCGGCGAAGTGGACCTGGCTCTGGGCAAAATGGGCCAGCAACGCAAAATCACCCTGCGCTCACAGCATTACCTGATGGCGTCCAATGTGCTGCAGCAAACCGACATGGTCATGACCGTGCCCGAGCGTTTCGCCCGCCGTCATGCTTTGCATTTCGTAGCGTTGCCGCTCAATGAGTTGCCTACGGTTGAAACTCATCTGTACTGGCACGAAAGCACAGAGCAAGACCCTGCCAACCGCTGGATGCGTGAGCAACTGATCGAGCTGTGCCAGCAACAGATCGCTCAGGAAAAGAAAGCTGAAGCCGCGCACCTGCTTGACGTATACGTCAAGCAGCCATTAGCTTAG
- a CDS encoding MerR family transcriptional regulator — translation MSSQTYSISDLARELDITTRAIRFYEEQGLLAPERRGQERVYSARDKVSLKLILRGKRIGFSLAECRELIELYDPSSGNQKQLNSMLGKIAERREQLEQQLLDIQQMQLELDTAEERCTQALEQTIKSQTASRTSTVL, via the coding sequence ATGAGCAGCCAGACGTACAGTATTTCCGACCTTGCCCGCGAGCTGGACATCACCACACGCGCCATTCGCTTTTATGAAGAACAAGGACTGCTCGCCCCTGAACGACGCGGTCAGGAGCGGGTGTATTCAGCGCGGGACAAAGTCAGCCTGAAACTGATATTGCGCGGCAAGCGCATCGGCTTTTCGCTGGCTGAATGCCGCGAATTGATCGAGTTGTATGACCCGAGCAGCGGCAATCAAAAACAGCTGAACAGCATGCTGGGCAAAATTGCCGAACGCCGTGAGCAACTGGAACAACAGTTGCTGGATATCCAGCAAATGCAGCTGGAGCTGGATACCGCCGAGGAGCGCTGTACCCAGGCACTTGAGCAAACCATTAAAAGCCAGACGGCCTCCCGGACCTCGACAGTGCTATAG